From the genome of Symphalangus syndactylus isolate Jambi chromosome 5, NHGRI_mSymSyn1-v2.1_pri, whole genome shotgun sequence, one region includes:
- the LOC129481618 gene encoding LOW QUALITY PROTEIN: putative uncharacterized protein encoded by LINC00479 (The sequence of the model RefSeq protein was modified relative to this genomic sequence to represent the inferred CDS: deleted 1 base in 1 codon), translated as MGPGDTWDLSAPGHGRGGKRREGREDEERGAAPGEFSTRLWGLVGASEPAQQPSSLEGWMGQDRLLIPRWREARSLSWMQSSDLESSKCLTQGPWYRQAWILACSAAFRQALASSDPQGSLDRVNYSCGLGPRDRLFVFPDTVGSTRKSGSTGNVCSAVLNVATGCVTIEK; from the exons ATGGGGCCCG GAGACACGTGGGACCTGTCTGCTCCAGGACACGGGAGGggtggaaagaggagagaggggagagaggacgAGGAGCGAGGAGCCGCTCCAG GAGAGTTCTCCACTCGCctgtggggtctggtgggagccTCGGAGCCGGCCCAGCAGCCCTCCT CACTGGAGGGGTGGATGGGACAGGACCGGCTGCTCATTCCACGCTGGAGG GAGGCCAGGAGTCTCAGCTGGATGCAGTCATCTGACCTGGAGAGTTCAAAGTGCCTAACACAG GGACCCTGGTACCGACAAGCATGGATCCTGGCATGCTCTGCTGCTTTCCGTCAAGCCCTGGCCTCATCAGACCCCCAAGGCTCCCTAGACAGGGTTAATTATTCATGTGGCCTGGGACCCAG GgatcgtttgtttgtttttcccgaCACAGTAGGGTCCACGAGGAAGTCAGGATCCACTGGCAATGTTTGCAGTGCTGTGTTGAATGTGGCAACTGGCTGCGTGACGATAGAGAAGTAA